CGGTCTGCAAGTAGTCCGTTTGGCAAAGAAAGGATCAGCGGCGGCGCCTCGAATACAAGAACGCAACGTAGAAGAAGAGAGCACAGCACAAGACGACGCGGAACACGTGTGATCCAAACCAAAGGAAAACCAAATGGAGTGAGACGGGCACGCAAAAGGCATTTTTAATGGTCTCCCCCCCCTCCTGCGGGTCACCATCAGAAGCCCTGAATGTGGCAGTAGGCCTCCAGCGAGGACAAGACCACGTAGATCAACCAGAGGCTGAAGAAAAAGCCGGCGGTGGCGGCCTTGGCCCGCGGCGGCCCGCCCAACTCCCCGCCGATCTCGGGCCGGCGGCGGTAGACCAGCACGGCGATGCAGACGAAGGCCAGGACGGTGAAGAGGGTGACGGAGAAAGCCAGCGTTCCCGGCTCCACCCTGAAGGGCCGGTTCCGGGAGCGGTGGTACACGGCGGCCACCGACCAGGCCACGCCGATGCCCAGGAAGACGTTGACGGCGTTGCTTCCCGTCACGTTGCCCACCGAGGCGTCGGCGTAGCGGTCCTGGCAGGCCGCCATTTTGCTGGCAAAGGTGTCTGGAGAAGAGGGCGGGGTTAGTTGAAGCCGGCCAGGTAGCCGGCCCACCCACCTAAGCACCCTACCTGGAACCGAGGTGCCCAGGGCCACGAAGACCACGGCCGTCACCGAGTCTTTCAGACCCACCGTGCAGCCAAAGTGCGAGGCCAGGTCCCCGATGACCGCCGTCAGGACGCCGATGACCCCGATGGAGACCCAGAAGCAGGCCCAGCCTTTCCAGTAGTCGGTGGGCGGGACCAAGGCAAACAGGAGTTTCCAGAAGACGGTCAGAAAGTGCAGGACGTAATCCGCGGCGGAGGGCGGCTTCTCGTCATTGTCGTCATCGTCGCCGGCACCGCCTAAAAGAGCAGAAAGAGCGGGCGTCGGCCTCTCCGCTATCGGAGCCCTCAACCcatcccgccgccgccgccgccgcttacCTGCGCCCACCGTGACGGCCTCCCTAAACTGTTCTCTCCAGGGCGTGGTTCCCGACAACACGGCCAGTCTGGTCTTCTTCAGCACCTTGTCCACCGCGCTCTGAAGGCACGGCCGGACCAATGAGCGGCAAAAGGGGGCGTGGTGGGGTGCCCCTTATACACCGGTACGACTCCCGGATGACGAGCGGGGCGCGCGCACCTTAAATTCGTACGACTCCTGGATCACGACTCGCAGTCTGGCGTGTTGCCCCAGCGCCGGCGGCACCGTCGGCTCCGTCAGCTCGGTCGGCTCCTCCCCTTCCTCCCGGGACCTCGGCTCGGCTTTCCCGCCGCTCGTCTCCAGCGCTCGCGGCTCACCCATCTCCAACCAAAAGTCTTTGTTCTTCTCATACTCTTCGTCGTCGATGATGTTGACCCGAAGCACCTTGCTGAAAGGGGCCGAGGCGTGAGGCCCACTCTGCCGTCGAACCCCCCCCCCGGCCGGCCGTCGGGACTCACCAGGTCTCGTCGTGGTGGAACTCCAGGACGCCGCGAATGTCTTGGAAGTCTTGGCCGCCCCCTTTGGCGCTGCCCTCCACGGTCCTGTAGGGCACGGCCACCGCGCCCCGGGCCCCGTCAGCGCGGAGCACCCTGACCTCCAAGACGCCGGCGTTCTCGGCGACGGTGACGGCGCCTTCCTCGAAGGCGAAGACGCCGGCGGCGGGACGGCCTTCTCCGGGGCCCGGGGGGGCGGCACCGGGACGGCCTCCTCCGGGCGTGCGGCCGTCTTCGCCcccgtcggcggcggcggcggcgtcgtcCCGGCCCTCGTCCGGCGACGCCTCCCCCTCGGTCTCCACAATCACGCCCCTCCGGCCGCCGGGTCGGTAGCGCTTGCGCACGAACTTGCAGAAGAGGAGGCGGCGGTCGGCCACGTAGGCGAAGGCCACGCACAGGGGGAAGAAGGAGAGGGTGAGCAGACCCTCCCAGATCTCCACCACGCCGGGAGAGAAGTAGGCCAGGATGAGGTAGAGCCAGGCGTAGGCGAAGATGCTCCAGGTGGCGGTGACGAAAAAGACCCGCGGGTGCTTGATGCGGCGGCTCTGGCCGTCGGGGATGACGTAGACGCACAGGCCGATGATGACGAACATGTTGAAGGCGGCGCTCCCCACGATGGTGTTGGGCCCCAGTTCGCCGGCGTGGAAACCGTGGCCGCAAATCTCCACCACCGTCAGCAGGATCTCCGGCGCCGAGGAGCCCAGCGCCATCAGGGTCAGGTTGGACACGGTCTCGTTCCACACGCGCACCGTGGCCGTGCGCTTTTGCCCGTCGGGCCCCCTCAGGGAGATCCGCCGCTCCTGCGACGTGATCACCTCGATGGACGCCATGAAGCGGTCGGCGATGACCGACACGCCCAGGAAGGCGTAGGCCAAGGCGCTCAAATAGAGGACGGCTCGGGCCGCCCGCTCGGAGGGGCCGGGGTCTTCCGGCTTCCAGGCGTTCAAGACGACGCCGTCCTTGCAgcgggcgccgccgccgcactGGCCCGACGTGGCGTTGCTGCCGCCCGCCGGGGCCCACAGCGAGGCCCACGCGAGCAGGAGCAGAAATGGCCGCTTCCGGCTCCCGGCCCGCCTCATGGTCGCTCGGCCCACGGAGCAAATGGATGATCGCCGCCGCCTGCCAGACCTTTCCAACTAAAACGCTGGGCGAAGGTCACCCGACTCTCACCCCTTTCCGGACACGTTCAAAACTCAAATGTCGCGCCCGCCGCAACCATGGAATGGTTTTGGAGGGCAAATGTTTTACCCCAATTTACAGCATGCAGTAAGAAATGACAGGCCCATCGACTAAGCTTAAATGCAAGGAGAAAATGGATGGCCTAATACGGATGGAAAGACGTCGCGTCGGACGCAAGCGCGCCTGTTCCAACCGACGGACAAAGGCAATTTGGTGGAGTGGGCTTTACGATGGACTTTGAACTTCCCCACCGGAGTCCTAACTTCTGGCCAAACTTACCCGAAAAGACGACGAGAAGCGGCGCGACGCGAACACTCCCTCCGGCCCGTCCAAATGGAAGGAGCACGGCCCCCGGCGGCCGGCTGTCGCGCTTTGACGCGGGGGCGGAGCCGTGCCGCGCCGGGACCGCCCACGTCCTTCTGCCGGGATCCCCGTCCCGGCGTTCCTCCCAAGCGTTGGGCCGCGCGTCACGGAAAGCCAGACGTGGCGATAAGGAGCCACGAGATAAATTTCTAAAGACGGCCACGCTTATCGGCACACCTCCAAACAAGGTAGCGCGGATCGCGACCTCGCCGTGCTCCCACTCAAAAGGTGTTGGGGAAAATGCGTCTGCTTTTCGTCCGGCGACGCCCGATAAGAAAAGAACCGTCCGTCCGTCACTCGCCGCTCTTTATTTTCAGGACACTCTTAGCCCTCGTCAAGCCGTCCCGTCCACGGTGGGGGGGCCGTTTCCACTTTGGGCTCTTACCGGAGAACGGTGGGGAAAATCGCTGGCCGAGCAGAGGAGGGCGGTGGTGAGGGCCGCCTTGGAGAAGCCCTTGGCCTCCACCACCACGCCGCTCCGGACCCTGGAGCGCTCTGGCGGACGACAAGGGAAAGGGCCCTGGAAGGAGGAGGAGCCGGCAGCAGCGTGAACTTCTGCGGCCTTGGCGTCCTCAGCAGGTCTGCGCACCAGGGCGTCCCGCCGGCCTGGCCCGCGGTCGCCGCCGCCTTCTCCAAGACCCACGGCCAGTGCGAGGGTGGGATGGAGGGATCCGGTCCGCCGTAGGTCTGGATGGAGGGAGCTTTGGGAGCAAGATACAAGCGAGAGTACCTCTTCGCGCAACGACGCCTGCCCTTGGCCAGCAGAGCGGCGGACCGCTCTTCCGCGTCGGCCAGCGAGCCGACACGGGCAGCCACCAGCGCAGAAGCCGCCGTCGGACGGCCAAAGGCGGCTCCCGCTCGCCCGCCCGTTCGCTCGTTCCGCTCACCGGCAACACGGCGGGGCCGGCAGGCACGGCGCCGTCACGGCCAGCGTCAAATGGCGCCGGTCGCGCACGGCGTAGGGCAGCGGCGCCAGAAGCAAGTTGCCCGCGCTCCACGACAAACTGATGAGCGTGCCGGTCAAGTCACGTCGACGGCGTACGATAGCAAACACTTGCCGTGGTTCTGGGAAAATATGCCTGGGCTGTGGCGTCTGAGCTGGCTTAAACGTGGCGCTAATATGGCACGTCTTGTAATCAGTTAAGGCCGGGGGGCGGCACTCGCTGAacatttgggggcattttgccCAATCGGCGACTTTGATCGGGGACGGTCGCCATTTTGGGCGCCGTGCCTATCGATCCGTGAAATGCACTCTTCCGCGTCGGCTGGAAAAGGGCCCTTTTCTTCGGCCACGATTCCCGTGTGCAACGTGGCATTTGACCTGGCTTGACATGGTCATCGTCTGGCGAGCCATTCATTATTTGCGCCGGGGCCGCGGCAAATGGCGCGAGGGAGGTCGTTACACGCGGCCTTTTAGGGGTTTGGCCGCCACCCACGGTAATCCAGGCTCATTTCCCGAGGGAGAAAGCGAAATAGATAGTTCCGTGTTGAAAGAGCCCAAAATCCACGGTCGTCGTGGAAAACCATTTCTTTGGCGATGTTGTGGTCACGTCAACGTCAAGTCACCGATGCCTCTCACAAATGAAAATGGAGAATTTCTAATCAAAACGCCACCATGCCTCTGATGGCTGGTCGCCCATGAAACAACGTCCCTGGCTGGACATTTTCTAGTTTGTATAGACAGTCTTCTTCATTGCGAATTAATTTATCCAAGGAAGTAACTTCGGGAAGTTGGCCAATAGGAGAGGTGAGGGAGTTTCAAAAAAGAGATGGGTGTGTGGGGGGGCGGGGGTGTctgaagaaagagagagagagagagagagagagagagagagtgcgagagtgcGCGACAGAGCAAGCAAATCAGCCACCCCCGCGCAATTTCTCCGCAATTGGCATTTTCtacttttatactttttttttctttttccttttttttcctcgttcCAAAGTGTGCTTTCGTTTCAGCAGCTGTTTCGGCAAGCTCGTTAGCCGCGAACAATCAAGTTCAGCCGCGCGACGCCTcctcttttttttggtctgccccccccccaaccccactCTCGTCCGTTCATCGAGCGAGGAAGCGGCGGGATGCAGAAAGCAGGCCTCAAGAAGTACTTCGTCAACATGGACGACTACCTGGCCAGCCTCGGCCTTTACCGTAAAATGGTCGCCCGGGACGCGTCCAGTCTCTTCCGGGCCGTCTCCGAACAGGTCAGTCACCGGTTAACTGTCACGTTAAGGGGCTCCTCACCGGCCCGTTTCGTTCCTTTCACCTTCGTCGCGAGCGAGCGAGTACGcacggactttttttttttttaccaatgtaTGGCGTCTATTCCATTAGAGCGCACAATTCGCTACAAAAAATAATCACGAAATTATTATCAATTAATGTCAACGAAATacactttgttcattttttttgttcggtTCGGTTCATATGTCGGCGCGCCCGTTTGCTAGCTGGCTAGTTCGctagccagccagccagccagcgagAGGGAAACATTTTCTAAACTTATATCGCTCCCAACAACATATCGTGTTAAAATTTGTCGCCGTTCAATTTAGCAGCCAATGGGTATTGGCTGGTAAACATTTGGTTGCTTGCCATCGACGGCGCttcacgtccaattcatttcgacTCGGAGCAGGTCCAATGGCCATGATTTCCCCTCTCAATCCAAATGAAATGGACACCCGGCACCGTCGGAGGCATTCATGCATGAGCACTCGTAGCTTAGTTGAAATGAACTGGACGGCTATTGTCGTCTGGGCGGTGAGTTCGTTTTGGGCCTCGTTCGCTTCCGGGGGCATTTTCACCTTCCTTTTATACAATCATATTTGGACGACTGAAACGGTTCTGATTTAATGCATCGGCAGTTGTATTACTCTCAAAACTACCACGGCACCATTCGCCAAGAGTGCGCCGACTTCATGCGAGCCAACGCCTTTGTCTTCGAGCCGGTGAGTTGTGTCGCCGTCTCGCCGCGTCCTCTGACCTTGCCTGGGTTTTCCTTCCAAGTTTGTCGAAGGCTCTTTCGGGAAGTACCTGGAACGCCTCGAGGACCCcaaggtgagcgagcgagcgaggcgtGCGCTCGGCTGAGCCATTTTTAACCCTTTCCACCGCAGCCAATATATCGTCCATGCGCCGTAACCAAGGACATTGCTACCAAACCACGGCCGtccgaccttttttttttcccccgttgcAGGAGACGGTAGGCCAAGTGGAGATCAAAGCTCTGTCACAGCTCTACAGGTGACGTCTGTCAATCCACGCGTGGCGTGTGGCCTGGCGTGGCCAAAGAGTGTAGAGCGCTGCCAACTTGTCAGTGTTTGCGTGCAGGCGCCGCTTTCTCATCTACCGCTACCCCGGCAAGGCCGCCACCGTCATCTCGGAGGGCGACCGCTTTGTAAGCGAGGTGAGGTCGCCGGCCGGGCGtcgcctcgctcgctcgccgccGGCCGGGCGTCGCCCAGCTCACCGCCGGCCCGTCGCCTAGGTCACCCTCTCCTGCTCCATCAACTGTCACTATGATATCGTGTACCCCAGAAGTTACCCCGCCTCCGCCGCCCTTTGCCAAGGTAAGTTCCCAGGGCGTTTCCACCGAGAGGGGGCGGCGGCCGAGTGCGGCCGTGCGCGGCCATTTAGCGCCGAACCAATTGGCCGTCTCGCGGCGTGGTCGGGGGCCAGCACGTCGTCTCACGGCGTGTTCTTCTCGCACGTAGCCGTGGTGTACGAGCTTCTGTACGCCAAGGTGTTCGGCTGCGAGGAGGCGGAGCTCTCTCAGGCCGTGGAGGCTTTCAAGGCCGGAGGTCGTCGCTATAGAAACAGCCCGTCCGTCTGCAGCGACGTGGACGTCCCCTACGACCTCGCCGAGGAGCGAGCGCGCAGGTGGCGGTCGCTCGTGCCGCGCCACGCCCTGCACGCCACAACAAACGTGACGTGCACGTGTCTTCCCCCAGGGAGGAGGCGGAGTTGACAGCGGAGGAGAAGCCACGATTATCCACTGAAGATTTTAAGGTGACAAAAGTTGATCTTTCTCGAAATACTCCATAATAGCCGAGTATCCATCAAATAGTTTTTTAAGGtagaaaatgccatttttgggAGCAGGTGTGTGCTGACGCCTAGCTCTGCCTTTCTGCTTTCTTTTATTGGCTCACTTACGCTGTTCCGGGGTCACTTTCTTTCCGTTTTGGATTTGTCGTTGCTTTGGGCGAATTTCCTTCGTCTCTCGGAACCAAATTTTCCCACGCGGGATTTCCGTAACCCAAGCGTTTCGGAAGTGGGAGTGCCGCCGTTTATCCAGACGAGGGGGCGGAGGCGGTggaaaggattggacgtccgtcgcCAAGGCTCCGTGTCTCTTTGCTCTTTGACCCGGCCTGACCTTTGCTCGAATGCATCCCACCCACCCAGGCGCCGTCCGAGGCTCCGCCTCCCAGCAAGCTGTCCCTCCCTTACAAGGCGATGAAGTCGCTGGACGGAGACGTGTACCGAAACGTGGAGTTCGACGTCTGGCAGGACACCTGCAAAGGTAGGCCGCAAAGGCCCGACGGCGGCCGAGCTGCGCCGCTGACGCCGCGTCGTTGCCCTCAGAGATGCAGAAGACGGACTACATGGTGTTCGCTGGCCGACAGTACTTCCTGGGCGACAAATGTCAGGTGAGTGGCTACGCTACGACATCGATGCGCAGAAATGCATGTAAACAAATCCGATAGTGGAGACCCTTGCCCTCGCTTTTGGGGGATCTGCATCCGTGAACGGCCCATCCGTTTGTTTGACTCCCTCTTGGTCAAATGGGAttgggcgtcaatggcagccacgtgATGAAATACTCCGAGACCTTTTTCCATTGCGTTCGACCCTCCGACTAACAAATGTGTGGTGGAACGAGTTTCATGCCGGCCAGCCGGCGAGAGGATCCTTGCGTCCAgagtttaaaaaacatgtttagacGGTGCTGTTTTCTATCGCGTACTGTATATGGATATTGCTGAtgctaggttaaaaaaaaacagaaagactGCGCCAGCTGACGGGTGAATGTGCTCTTGTCGTACAGGTGCGTCTGGAGCCCAAGGGGAAGTATTTCAACGCCTTCATCCAGGAAGTGGGCATGCACTCGGCTGCCGTCACGGTCTTCATCGAAGAGCTCGGAGAGAAGTAAGTGTCctcgccccgccccctcgcTCTTGACGCTAGGTCTGCCCTCGGCCATTTTTTAAACGGGGCGTTCACCCAAAATCATATGAAAATGCCACTAGCCGGCGCTTTCATTCACTCCTGTTGATTGTCGGCTGAGCGGGTTTGCCTTTTTCATTGGTATTTTGTGTGCAAGtgtgcaggggtgggcaaagccaTAAGGAAATTGTCAGTCATTGATTTTGCCCGCCAGGCACTGCGTCCCTCTGACGGACGTGAAGGCGGTCAACCCCGTTCCGGCGTGGAACGTGTCGGCAGTGCCCCGCAAAGTCGACACGGGTAGGTACTCGCCGCGGTTTCCCCGTCGTCCGCCGACCGCCTCCCCTTTGGACCTCCAGACGGCGAGCCGCGAGCTAACCAGCGGCGTCACCGCTACTTCCGCAAGACCCGTGGGGGCGGGGCGGTGATTAAGGGGGCGGAGCTGCCACCGGCCCAGCCTCCGGCGTACGGGGGGGCGGCCCCTTCGCAGCTCCCGCCCCGCTTCCAGCCGGCCGGGCGACCCCCGACCCCCGTGTCCTACGAGCATTACCAGCACGGAAAAGCCGCCCGATACGGCGCCGCCAGGTAGGGCGGCCGTGGGCCCGCTGCGCAACCGACCATTGGCTTGGGGCGCGTGTCATTTCCTCGATCCATCATTTTGCCGTGGCCCGTTTGGTCAGAAGCTCTGCCCGCTTGGTCAACCGACACCTGATGGGTCCTCAGCTGTCCTATTACCCGGCCGGAAGACGCTACTACGACTACGACAGCTATGCCTTCAGGACCCGGTGAGGCGGGGTTCTCGATCCATATGACAATTTTTTCCCACAGCAACACCGCTAATCTCTAGTTGCTCTTTTTGAGGGCGACTCATTGAAAATACATGGATATACaccttttaaaatgtgaaaagtgcCATTTCAATCGAAGCTAAATCGATGAAGTAGCCCCTTCATTTTGTGCTCAGTCGCACTCGGCGCCACCTAGCGGCGGCGCTCACCGACCAGTGTCACTTCTTCGCCCCCGACCCGGCCGGGCCCGTGGCGGCGGAGCTGGACGCCGGCGCCCTGGCATACTACCGTGTGGGCGAAGACGACCGCCACGTCTTCGCCGGGCTGGCGGTACGTACGCGCGCCCGGCCATCCCTGCCCGCGTCCCCTACTGAACGGGGTGCCGTGGCAGGGTCCGTCGGCGGCGCGGTCGTCTGGTGCCCTAACCCCCGTCGCCTATCTGCAGCAGAGCGGTCCGGGGGCGCTGCCCTCCCCGGGCGGGGGCGCCCTCGGGTGTTCGTCGGAGGAGGAGCGTGAAGACGCCGCCTTGGACCACGGTGAGAGGCTTCTCCTtagggtttttattttatttttttacacccaCTCTTGCATGTTGACGAGCGCGCACGCGCATCAGATTTCAGAGAGGGTTTCTACGCCGCTGAGGGTGAGTCACGTCTTGGCGCCGCACTCGGCGGCCACACTGACGCCTCCCGGGCCTTTCAGACGCCGGCGTCTACTCCGGCGACGTCCTGGCGACCCCCTCCGCACAGGTGAGGCACGCCGCCCGCCCGGGCGGCCCTTTCGCAAGCCGTGGCTTGACACTCGTGCCGCAGGAccgggaggaggaagaggacgcgGCCCGGTCGCCTCCGAGAACCGACGGCCTTTACGACTACGGCCAACAGGTGACGGGCGCTTCCTCTTAATGTATATCATTTAGATGTTGCTTTGTTTTTGCCGTCACAATGTGTGCACCGGATGCGAAATGATTGTCCGATCGCAGTTTGAGTCCCTCCCTGTCTTCTATGAATGGAGCAGAATTAttttaaggggggggggggtggaggttctggttaaaaaataaataaaaagaaacaaattggTAGTATTTCCTGCATGGCAGGAAAAGGAGAATCAAAAACAAACGGGGAAATTGGCAAGAaatatttgttcttggtttaCTTTTAAACATTTAGTCCTGAACGAGGGAAAGACGCTGGCATTGGTGCGGCTCTTACGAATGGATTTGTGTTTTTGGGATCTGCCGACACCATGGCCTACGTTTCAGGCGGTCAAGCCAGCAACGGCCATTTCTTCGTCGCCGTCGTCCTCTGCCGCCTCCACGCCGTCGTCTTCGTCGTCCCACGCGGCCCCGGCCCCTCACGCGGCCGTAGTCCCGCACCCCCAAGCTCGATCGGGTAGGCACGAACGAGCCGCCTTCTCATTAGCGCCGCTCACGGTCATCTGGGCTTCAGTCGCGGCCGTGCCGGCCGCCAACCCCTGGTTGGTTCCCGACGCGGGGGAGGGACTCTGCTCCCTCGTAGCGCCGCCTCCTTACTCTTACGACCCCAACGGCGGCGACCTGCCCCGAGGTAAGCGTGGCCGCGATGACCCCGGGTGACGATGGCGACCGTGAAGGAGCTCCGAGTTTCTTTTCGCAGACTGTCGGCTGCTGCAGTTCTACTTCAACCTCGGGGTGCAGGTGAGATTGCTCGCCCAAGAGGTCTTGGTACCGATGCGATGGCTCTCAATCTGTCTGTGCTCTGTTCTCCTCCCCAGTGGTACCATCAGAGCTTCtggcaacagcagcagcagcagcagcagcatcagGCGGTGGCCGCCACCGCCTACCCGCCCCCGTACCCCGTGGACGCGGCCGTCTCTTACCAGGAGGCGGCGTTGCCGGCGTTACACGGTGAGAAAGCGCCACCCCGTCGGAGTGAGCGGCACGCGTGAGCCTGTTCTCCTCTCGCAGCCGTCACGTCCTGCTACCCCGAGGTGGGGCGCGGGCCGCCATCCCTCTTCTATCAAGAGTCGGACAGGACCCTCGACGCTCAGACGGACGTCCACGGTGCCGGtatgggagagagggagggagggagggaggaaaagaTAGACGCGCTCGCCGAGCGTGCCCATTGGCTCTGGTTCTCTGTCCATTTCCGCTCACTTTGGATCTCTCCCTTGTcaactcatcggctgccatcGAGCACCAATCGGCTGCCTAACTCCGAGCTGAAAATGTCCCACAATGGACAGGAAATGTCCCTGAAGTTCTGATCgctaaagtatttttatttttttttaattgtgaatCGGATGGGCTTGGGggcaaaaaagttatttttgacCAGATGAACAGATGGGTGAGAGGTCTAAATGAGACGGACCCCCGTGGCGCTCGGCCAACGTCACCGATTGCCGAGTGGCCAAAATGGCAAATGACATCATTTCCACCTTTTTTGTCTCGCAGGCCCCGCCCACTCACTAGAAGGCACGCCGCCGGCCGCCGTATACCCGGAGCCGACGGCACCCGTGCTGCACCTGGCGTACGAAGCGGCTCCGCCCGCCTACGCGGCCGCGCCGCACCACGCCTATCACACCCACTGCgtgcccgccgccgccgttcaCTGGGGCGGGCACGCTTCCCGCGTCTACTGCCCCGCCCCCCCGCACGTGGTGAGTTACATCACGGCCCCTCCCGCGCACTTCCTGCCGCCCAGCGCCTGACgacggagggggcggggccaccGTGCCACCATTGTTCAGCGCCACACGTTTGTTTGCATCCGGTgggtgttttgtttgtgttaggTTGACACTGGGTTAATAAAGTTGAGCACCAGCAGATAGAAAACCGTGCCGTGATCCTTTCTTGACCTCCAAACCGAGTTTGATTTGggttattattaaaataatgaGAAAATGCCATTTCAGTTGAAATTTCCCCTTTTGTGTGATAAATTCCAGTGGGACATTTTCCATCAATCACTTCCTGGGCTCACTAGGGGAAATGCCGGACTCGCTTACCGTTGATTTTGTAGCGTTTTTGTCGATGGAGCGTGGCTTAGATGTGAACCTGTTAAATTCCGGCCCACTTCCTGCGTAAATGTGGAATTTAAGAGTCGGTTGAAAGTGGTGGAATGGGGACGCCCAGGCACGAGGTGAGATTTTTGGACGGACAATTTTGCTCCGTGCACGCCGTTTGTTTTCATTGTTCCGTAAATGAAAGTTTGAAATGGACTTGATCTTGAAAAGCACTGGCGGAAGTCGTCGAGCGAACTTTTCCAATGGACTTTAGCTTGAAAAGCACAGGCGGAAATGGTCCAAGCAACTTTTCAAACGGACTTTAGCTTGAAAAGCCCCGGCGGAAGTCGTCGCTCTTTTTCATGGTAGCTTGCGGTGCCGCTTTAGAGCCGGCGCTGATGCTGAGCAAGGAGGAAAGCGAGCGAAAGAGGAGCAGCCGGGACACCATCTCTACTCGGGGGTGGCGGGCGGCCCTCGGCCTCGGCCTCTGCGTCTGCCTCGTCCCCCCTGCAAAGCCCTGGAGAAGATGGTGGACAACCTGACGGCGACGCCGGGGAAACGCGGACgaggccgtcgccgccgccgacgacgACGTCGCAATAAAAACAAACGAACGAAGAGCAAGGAAAGAGCGCCCCCGTTTCTCCCACCAGAGGTACCCGCTGtcttccgccgccgccgccgccgccgccgccgtcgccgtcgccgtcaCCGTCGCTTCTTCTCTTGAGCGAGCTGGGCCAGCAAGCAATCGACGCACATTTCAAAGCATTACTAGATAGTCAAATGCATGTGCGCAGCGGGGCCTCGCCTTTCGCGGGGCTTTGGGACCGAGCATTGCCGCGAATATTGAATACTGAACATGATGGCGAAAAGCGGCTCGGATATATCCAAACGCACAGCCGTCAGTCTCGGCCAACTGCTCCCATtatcaatgattgcaattccccttattaaacgatttaaaaaagtacaaatgcaacgtggcacatcaTTACTCACCtagggcgcacgtaaaagttGTACATTTTCGCCAAAGTGGACagcatatttatatacatagcGAAAAGGCGGACAGGTGAGAGTGGAATGGGTGTGtgcatacagtcataccttgcgatacgagcttaatgcgttcctagaccgagctcgtatgtcaattttctcgtatctcaaatcaaggtttctcatagaaatgaactactaAGTACAAATTAAACTGAAAAcaacacccaaaaacaggatattacaatggaaaaaacattttttgtggtTCTAATTcacatctactaacagagtaacaaataactagtgcttatgatgtttaatataattctgctggctttttcgcatattatcGACTGGGTTGCtaggaaattatggttagtctttggaaagcttgatatccttaatagcgtccttctgcttcaagATGGTGCATATTGTTGAAAAATCCCTCTACGGGAAAaggtataagttgacaggtaagCAAACGGTTGCAAATGAGCGCGAAAGAACCATAGCGGATGCTTGGAAATAAACGTTGGTCTTTCAAAAGACTCCGATCGCGTCGGCGGGAGCCCACCAAAATCTGGGCGCTTGTCCACCAGAAAACCAGACACTGAACAAATGATGTGTGCTGCGCTCGCAGGCCGAAGAAGGCAACGTGGAGTACAA
The Stigmatopora argus isolate UIUO_Sarg chromosome 7, RoL_Sarg_1.0, whole genome shotgun sequence DNA segment above includes these coding regions:
- the alg13 gene encoding putative bifunctional UDP-N-acetylglucosamine transferase and deubiquitinase ALG13 isoform X2, with the translated sequence MQKAGLKKYFVNMDDYLASLGLYRKMVARDASSLFRAVSEQLYYSQNYHGTIRQECADFMRANAFVFEPFVEGSFGKYLERLEDPKETVGQVEIKALSQLYRRRFLIYRYPGKAATVISEGDRFVSEVTLSCSINCHYDIVYPRSYPASAALCQAVVYELLYAKVFGCEEAELSQAVEAFKAGGRRYRNSPSVCSDVDVPYDLAEERARREEAELTAEEKPRLSTEDFKAPSEAPPPSKLSLPYKAMKSLDGDVYRNVEFDVWQDTCKEMQKTDYMVFAGRQYFLGDKCQVRLEPKGKYFNAFIQEVGMHSAAVTVFIEELGEKHCVPLTDVKAVNPVPAWNVSAVPRKVDTDGEPRANQRRHRYFRKTRGGGAVIKGAELPPAQPPAYGGAAPSQLPPRFQPAGRPPTPVSYEHYQHGKAARYGAASSARLVNRHLMGPQLSYYPAGRRYYDYDSYAFRTRRTRRHLAAALTDQCHFFAPDPAGPVAAELDAGALAYYRVGEDDRHVFAGLAGPSAARSSGALTPVAYLQQSGPGALPSPGGGALGCSSEEEREDAALDHDFREGFYAAEDAGVYSGDVLATPSAQDREEEEDAARSPPRTDGLYDYGQQAVKPATAISSSPSSSAASTPSSSSSHAAPAPHAAVVPHPQARSVAAVPAANPWLVPDAGEGLCSLVAPPPYSYDPNGGDLPRDCRLLQFYFNLGVQWYHQSFWQQQQQQQQHQAVAATAYPPPYPVDAAVSYQEAALPALHAVTSCYPEVGRGPPSLFYQESDRTLDAQTDVHGAGPAHSLEGTPPAAVYPEPTAPVLHLAYEAAPPAYAAAPHHAYHTHCVPAAAVHWGGHASRVYCPAPPHVVSYITAPPAHFLPPSA
- the alg13 gene encoding putative bifunctional UDP-N-acetylglucosamine transferase and deubiquitinase ALG13 isoform X4, whose product is MQKAGLKKYFVNMDDYLASLGLYRKMVARDASSLFRAVSEQLYYSQNYHGTIRQECADFMRANAFVFEPFVEGSFGKYLERLEDPKETVGQVEIKALSQLYRRRFLIYRYPGKAATVISEGDRFVSEVTLSCSINCHYDIVYPRSYPASAALCQAVVYELLYAKVFGCEEAELSQAVEAFKAGGRRYRNSPSVCSDVDVPYDLAEERARREEAELTAEEKPRLSTEDFKAPSEAPPPSKLSLPYKAMKSLDGDVYRNVEFDVWQDTCKEMQKTDYMVFAGRQYFLGDKCQVRLEPKGKYFNAFIQEVGMHSAAVTVFIEELGEKHCVPLTDVKAVNPVPAWNVSAVPRKVDTDGEPRANQRRHRYFRKTRGGGAVIKGAELPPAQPPAYGGAAPSQLPPRFQPAGRPPTPVSYEHYQHGKAARYGAARSSARLVNRHLMGPQLSYYPAGRRYYDYDSYAFRTRRTRRHLAAALTDQCHFFAPDPAGPVAAELDAGALAYYRVGEDDRHVFAGLASGPGALPSPGGGALGCSSEEEREDAALDHDFREGFYAAEDAGVYSGDVLATPSAQDREEEEDAARSPPRTDGLYDYGQQAVKPATAISSSPSSSAASTPSSSSSHAAPAPHAAVVPHPQARSVAAVPAANPWLVPDAGEGLCSLVAPPPYSYDPNGGDLPRDCRLLQFYFNLGVQWYHQSFWQQQQQQQQHQAVAATAYPPPYPVDAAVSYQEAALPALHAVTSCYPEVGRGPPSLFYQESDRTLDAQTDVHGAGPAHSLEGTPPAAVYPEPTAPVLHLAYEAAPPAYAAAPHHAYHTHCVPAAAVHWGGHASRVYCPAPPHVVSYITAPPAHFLPPSA